From one Lolium rigidum isolate FL_2022 chromosome 4, APGP_CSIRO_Lrig_0.1, whole genome shotgun sequence genomic stretch:
- the LOC124707919 gene encoding cell wall / vacuolar inhibitor of fructosidase 2-like — protein sequence MAARLVIPILLVLLVVSHVALASIVEETCAKVENISLRKELEAVCVTTLQAAPGSATADTRGLAVIATNLTLVNYTAAVATIKDLQRHGGWTDGQQAALATCRERYTEALNAMHSAVHALATGQKRAYEDNMVAARRASTDCTAAVVAADKEGSPLRKVNADAEHLTVVAMVIFFLLYL from the coding sequence ATGGCAGCGAGGCTTGTCATCCCCATCCTCCTAGTGCTCCTTGTCGTCTCCCATGTAGCCCTCGCCTCCATCGTGGAGGAGACGTGCGCGAAGGTGGAAAACATATCGCTCCGCAAGGAACTAGAGGCCGTCTGCGTGACCACGCTCCAGGCGGCACCGGGGAGCGCCACCGCCGACACACGCGGGCTGGCCGTGATCGCCACGAACCTGACGCTGGTCAACtacacggcggcggtggccacgaTCAAGGACCTGCAGCGGCACGGCGGCTGGACGGACGGCCAGCAGGCTGCGCTGGCCACGTGCCGTGAGCGGTACACCGAGGCGCTCAACGCGATGCATAGCGCCGTCCACGCGCTGGCCACGGGGCAGAAGCGGGCATACGAGGACAACATGGTCGCCGCCAGGAGGGCCTCCACCGACTGCACCGCCGCGGTCGTGGCCGCGGATAAGGAGGGTTCGCCTCTACGCAAGGTGAACGCCGACGCCGAGCACCTCACCGTCGTGGCCATGGTGATCTTTTTCTTGTTGTACTTGTAG